A portion of the Musa acuminata AAA Group cultivar baxijiao chromosome BXJ1-1, Cavendish_Baxijiao_AAA, whole genome shotgun sequence genome contains these proteins:
- the LOC135678853 gene encoding uncharacterized protein LOC135678853 isoform X3: MKYVLVTGGVVSGLGKGVTASSIGVLLKACGLRVTAIKIDPYLNTDAGTMSPFEHGEVFVLDDGGEVDLVLGNYERFLDVKLTCDNSITTGKIYQFVIDKERRGDYLGKTVQVMPHMTDAIQEWIERAAMIPVDGEEGPPDVCVIELGGTIGDIESMPFIEALGQFSYRVGPDNFCVVHVSLVPVLNEVGEQKTKPTQHSVWGLRGLGLAPDILACQSTKALDENIKEKLSRFCHVPVADIITLNDVTNIWHIPLLLGEQKAHETIIKLLNLQGIAKELALEEWTSRARSYDTLHDPVRIVMVGKYTGQSDSYLSVLEALLHASIACYKKLVVDWVRPSDLEDSAAIETPDLFRGAWKRLKGADGILVPGGFGDRGVEGKILAAKYARENNVPFLGICLGMQVAVIEFARSILNLQDANSTEFDPDTTNPCIVFMPEGSKTHKGATMHLGSRRTFFEVPDCISAKLYGNVSFIDERHRHRYEVNPEMVAELEKAGLSFVGKDETKRRMEIVEFHAHPYFIGVQFHPEFKSRPGKPSALFLGLIGAACGQLDTLLQNPSHCSNPTKRHIFSNSFSPVKSNRNTNLKKPVKSLPDRNLYSNGNGVHVELTMVSDE, encoded by the exons ATGAAGTACGTGTTGGTGACGGGGGGAGTGGTCAGTGGACTGGGGAAAGGGGTGACGGCGAGCAGCATTGGAGTCCTCCTCAAGGCATGCGGGCTCCGAGTGACGGCGATAAAGATTG ATCCTTATCTAAATACTGACGCTGGGACAATGTCCCCGTTTGAGCATGGCGAAGTGTTTGTCTTAGATGATGGCGGTGAG GTGGACTTGGTTCTTGGAAACTATGAAAGGTTTCTTGATGTCAAGTTAACTTGTGACAATAGCATCACAACTGGAAAGATCTATCAG TTTGTCATTGACAAGGAGAGAAGGGGAGACTATCTGGGGAAGACAGTCCAG GTCATGCCGCACATGACAGATGCCATACAAGAGTGGATAGAACGTGCAGCTATGATACCCGTGGATGGGGAAGAAGGGCCTCCGGATGTTTGTGTAATAGAATTGGGTGGAACCATAG GAGATATAGAATCTATGCCATTTATAGAAGCTTTGGGTCAGTTCTCTTACCGTGTAG GTCCTGATAACTTTTGTGTGGTCCATGTCAGTCTTGTTCCTGTTCTAAATGAAGTCGGTGAGCAG AAGACTAAGCCAACACAACATAGTGTTTGGGGCCTAAGAGGACTTGGGTTGGCACCTGACATTCTAGCCTGCCAGAGCACTAAG GCACTGGATGAAAACATAAAAGAGAAACTTTCAAGATTTTGCCATGTCCCG GTGGCAGATATCATTACTCTCAATGATGTTACAAATATTTGGCACATTCCTTTATTGTTGGGG GAGCAAAAGGCACATGAGACTATTATAAAGCTATTGAATCTTCAAGG GATTGCTAAGGAACTTGCATTGGAAGAATGGACAAGTAGAGCCAGAAGTTATGACACCTTGCACGATCCt GTTAGGATTGTGATGGTTGGAAAGTATACTGGCCAGTCTGATTCTTATCTCTCAGTATTGGAG GCTCTTCTGCATGCTTCTATTGCTTGTTATAAGAAACTTGTGGTGGATTGGGTTCGACCTTCTGACCTTGAAGACAGTGCAGCAATAGAA ACACCTGATCTTTTTAGAGGAGCATGGAAACGGTTGAAG GGTGCAGATGGCATACTAGTCCCAGGAGGTTTTGGAGATAGAGGGGTGGAAGGAAAAATTCTAGCTGCTAAATATGCCCGTGAAAACAATGTTCCATTTCTTGGAATTTGTCTTGGCATGCAAGTTGCTGTCATTGAATTTGCCCGTTCTATTCTGAACTTGCAAGATGCAAATAGCACAGAGTTTGATCCTGACACAACAAATCCATGTATTGTTTTTATGCCAGAG GGTTCTAAGACTCATAAGGGAGCTACAATGCATCTTGGATCAAGGAGGACCTTTTTTGAGGTTCCTGACTGTATATCTGCTAAGTT GTATGGGAATGTCAGCTTTATCGATGAACGACATCGACACCGATATGAG GTAAACCCTGAAATGGTTGCAGAACTTGAAAAGGCtggtctctcttttgttggtaaaGATGAAACCAAAAGACGAATGGAG ATTGTTGAGTTCCATGCTCATCCTTATTTTATTGGTGTGCAATTTCATCCGGAGTTCAAGTCAAGACCTGGAAAACCCTCTGCCCTATTTTTAG GACTCATTGGAGCTGCATGTGGGCAACTCGATACTTTGCTGCAAAATCCCAGCCATTGTAGCAACCCAACAAAAAGACATATCTTTAGCAACAGCTTCTCACCTGTGAAATCCAACAGGAACACGAACTTGAAGAAGCCTGTAAAGAGCCTGCCAGATAGGAACCTCTACTCCAACGGCAACGGTGTTCATGTCGAATTAACCATGGTTTCTGACGAATAA
- the LOC135678853 gene encoding uncharacterized protein LOC135678853 isoform X1, with protein sequence MKYVLVTGGVVSGLGKGVTASSIGVLLKACGLRVTAIKIDPYLNTDAGTMSPFEHGEVFVLDDGGEVDLVLGNYERFLDVKLTCDNSITTGKIYQFVIDKERRGDYLGKTVQVMPHMTDAIQEWIERAAMIPVDGEEGPPDVCVIELGGTIVCGAGTTIFSRHNDSGILHAGDIESMPFIEALGQFSYRVGPDNFCVVHVSLVPVLNEVGEQKTKPTQHSVWGLRGLGLAPDILACQSTKALDENIKEKLSRFCHVPVADIITLNDVTNIWHIPLLLGEQKAHETIIKLLNLQGIAKELALEEWTSRARSYDTLHDPVRIVMVGKYTGQSDSYLSVLEALLHASIACYKKLVVDWVRPSDLEDSAAIETPDLFRGAWKRLKGADGILVPGGFGDRGVEGKILAAKYARENNVPFLGICLGMQVAVIEFARSILNLQDANSTEFDPDTTNPCIVFMPEGSKTHKGATMHLGSRRTFFEVPDCISAKLYGNVSFIDERHRHRYEVNPEMVAELEKAGLSFVGKDETKRRMEIVEFHAHPYFIGVQFHPEFKSRPGKPSALFLGLIGAACGQLDTLLQNPSHCSNPTKRHIFSNSFSPVKSNRNTNLKKPVKSLPDRNLYSNGNGVHVELTMVSDE encoded by the exons ATGAAGTACGTGTTGGTGACGGGGGGAGTGGTCAGTGGACTGGGGAAAGGGGTGACGGCGAGCAGCATTGGAGTCCTCCTCAAGGCATGCGGGCTCCGAGTGACGGCGATAAAGATTG ATCCTTATCTAAATACTGACGCTGGGACAATGTCCCCGTTTGAGCATGGCGAAGTGTTTGTCTTAGATGATGGCGGTGAG GTGGACTTGGTTCTTGGAAACTATGAAAGGTTTCTTGATGTCAAGTTAACTTGTGACAATAGCATCACAACTGGAAAGATCTATCAG TTTGTCATTGACAAGGAGAGAAGGGGAGACTATCTGGGGAAGACAGTCCAG GTCATGCCGCACATGACAGATGCCATACAAGAGTGGATAGAACGTGCAGCTATGATACCCGTGGATGGGGAAGAAGGGCCTCCGGATGTTTGTGTAATAGAATTGGGTGGAACCATAG TATGCGGTGCAGGGACCACGATCTTTTCACGGCATAACGACAGTGGAATTCTTCATGCAGGAGATATAGAATCTATGCCATTTATAGAAGCTTTGGGTCAGTTCTCTTACCGTGTAG GTCCTGATAACTTTTGTGTGGTCCATGTCAGTCTTGTTCCTGTTCTAAATGAAGTCGGTGAGCAG AAGACTAAGCCAACACAACATAGTGTTTGGGGCCTAAGAGGACTTGGGTTGGCACCTGACATTCTAGCCTGCCAGAGCACTAAG GCACTGGATGAAAACATAAAAGAGAAACTTTCAAGATTTTGCCATGTCCCG GTGGCAGATATCATTACTCTCAATGATGTTACAAATATTTGGCACATTCCTTTATTGTTGGGG GAGCAAAAGGCACATGAGACTATTATAAAGCTATTGAATCTTCAAGG GATTGCTAAGGAACTTGCATTGGAAGAATGGACAAGTAGAGCCAGAAGTTATGACACCTTGCACGATCCt GTTAGGATTGTGATGGTTGGAAAGTATACTGGCCAGTCTGATTCTTATCTCTCAGTATTGGAG GCTCTTCTGCATGCTTCTATTGCTTGTTATAAGAAACTTGTGGTGGATTGGGTTCGACCTTCTGACCTTGAAGACAGTGCAGCAATAGAA ACACCTGATCTTTTTAGAGGAGCATGGAAACGGTTGAAG GGTGCAGATGGCATACTAGTCCCAGGAGGTTTTGGAGATAGAGGGGTGGAAGGAAAAATTCTAGCTGCTAAATATGCCCGTGAAAACAATGTTCCATTTCTTGGAATTTGTCTTGGCATGCAAGTTGCTGTCATTGAATTTGCCCGTTCTATTCTGAACTTGCAAGATGCAAATAGCACAGAGTTTGATCCTGACACAACAAATCCATGTATTGTTTTTATGCCAGAG GGTTCTAAGACTCATAAGGGAGCTACAATGCATCTTGGATCAAGGAGGACCTTTTTTGAGGTTCCTGACTGTATATCTGCTAAGTT GTATGGGAATGTCAGCTTTATCGATGAACGACATCGACACCGATATGAG GTAAACCCTGAAATGGTTGCAGAACTTGAAAAGGCtggtctctcttttgttggtaaaGATGAAACCAAAAGACGAATGGAG ATTGTTGAGTTCCATGCTCATCCTTATTTTATTGGTGTGCAATTTCATCCGGAGTTCAAGTCAAGACCTGGAAAACCCTCTGCCCTATTTTTAG GACTCATTGGAGCTGCATGTGGGCAACTCGATACTTTGCTGCAAAATCCCAGCCATTGTAGCAACCCAACAAAAAGACATATCTTTAGCAACAGCTTCTCACCTGTGAAATCCAACAGGAACACGAACTTGAAGAAGCCTGTAAAGAGCCTGCCAGATAGGAACCTCTACTCCAACGGCAACGGTGTTCATGTCGAATTAACCATGGTTTCTGACGAATAA
- the LOC135678853 gene encoding uncharacterized protein LOC135678853 isoform X4, whose translation MSPFEHGEVFVLDDGGEVDLVLGNYERFLDVKLTCDNSITTGKIYQFVIDKERRGDYLGKTVQVMPHMTDAIQEWIERAAMIPVDGEEGPPDVCVIELGGTIVCGAGTTIFSRHNDSGILHAGDIESMPFIEALGQFSYRVGPDNFCVVHVSLVPVLNEVGEQKTKPTQHSVWGLRGLGLAPDILACQSTKALDENIKEKLSRFCHVPVADIITLNDVTNIWHIPLLLGEQKAHETIIKLLNLQGIAKELALEEWTSRARSYDTLHDPVRIVMVGKYTGQSDSYLSVLEALLHASIACYKKLVVDWVRPSDLEDSAAIETPDLFRGAWKRLKGADGILVPGGFGDRGVEGKILAAKYARENNVPFLGICLGMQVAVIEFARSILNLQDANSTEFDPDTTNPCIVFMPEGSKTHKGATMHLGSRRTFFEVPDCISAKLYGNVSFIDERHRHRYEVNPEMVAELEKAGLSFVGKDETKRRMEIVEFHAHPYFIGVQFHPEFKSRPGKPSALFLGLIGAACGQLDTLLQNPSHCSNPTKRHIFSNSFSPVKSNRNTNLKKPVKSLPDRNLYSNGNGVHVELTMVSDE comes from the exons ATGTCCCCGTTTGAGCATGGCGAAGTGTTTGTCTTAGATGATGGCGGTGAG GTGGACTTGGTTCTTGGAAACTATGAAAGGTTTCTTGATGTCAAGTTAACTTGTGACAATAGCATCACAACTGGAAAGATCTATCAG TTTGTCATTGACAAGGAGAGAAGGGGAGACTATCTGGGGAAGACAGTCCAG GTCATGCCGCACATGACAGATGCCATACAAGAGTGGATAGAACGTGCAGCTATGATACCCGTGGATGGGGAAGAAGGGCCTCCGGATGTTTGTGTAATAGAATTGGGTGGAACCATAG TATGCGGTGCAGGGACCACGATCTTTTCACGGCATAACGACAGTGGAATTCTTCATGCAGGAGATATAGAATCTATGCCATTTATAGAAGCTTTGGGTCAGTTCTCTTACCGTGTAG GTCCTGATAACTTTTGTGTGGTCCATGTCAGTCTTGTTCCTGTTCTAAATGAAGTCGGTGAGCAG AAGACTAAGCCAACACAACATAGTGTTTGGGGCCTAAGAGGACTTGGGTTGGCACCTGACATTCTAGCCTGCCAGAGCACTAAG GCACTGGATGAAAACATAAAAGAGAAACTTTCAAGATTTTGCCATGTCCCG GTGGCAGATATCATTACTCTCAATGATGTTACAAATATTTGGCACATTCCTTTATTGTTGGGG GAGCAAAAGGCACATGAGACTATTATAAAGCTATTGAATCTTCAAGG GATTGCTAAGGAACTTGCATTGGAAGAATGGACAAGTAGAGCCAGAAGTTATGACACCTTGCACGATCCt GTTAGGATTGTGATGGTTGGAAAGTATACTGGCCAGTCTGATTCTTATCTCTCAGTATTGGAG GCTCTTCTGCATGCTTCTATTGCTTGTTATAAGAAACTTGTGGTGGATTGGGTTCGACCTTCTGACCTTGAAGACAGTGCAGCAATAGAA ACACCTGATCTTTTTAGAGGAGCATGGAAACGGTTGAAG GGTGCAGATGGCATACTAGTCCCAGGAGGTTTTGGAGATAGAGGGGTGGAAGGAAAAATTCTAGCTGCTAAATATGCCCGTGAAAACAATGTTCCATTTCTTGGAATTTGTCTTGGCATGCAAGTTGCTGTCATTGAATTTGCCCGTTCTATTCTGAACTTGCAAGATGCAAATAGCACAGAGTTTGATCCTGACACAACAAATCCATGTATTGTTTTTATGCCAGAG GGTTCTAAGACTCATAAGGGAGCTACAATGCATCTTGGATCAAGGAGGACCTTTTTTGAGGTTCCTGACTGTATATCTGCTAAGTT GTATGGGAATGTCAGCTTTATCGATGAACGACATCGACACCGATATGAG GTAAACCCTGAAATGGTTGCAGAACTTGAAAAGGCtggtctctcttttgttggtaaaGATGAAACCAAAAGACGAATGGAG ATTGTTGAGTTCCATGCTCATCCTTATTTTATTGGTGTGCAATTTCATCCGGAGTTCAAGTCAAGACCTGGAAAACCCTCTGCCCTATTTTTAG GACTCATTGGAGCTGCATGTGGGCAACTCGATACTTTGCTGCAAAATCCCAGCCATTGTAGCAACCCAACAAAAAGACATATCTTTAGCAACAGCTTCTCACCTGTGAAATCCAACAGGAACACGAACTTGAAGAAGCCTGTAAAGAGCCTGCCAGATAGGAACCTCTACTCCAACGGCAACGGTGTTCATGTCGAATTAACCATGGTTTCTGACGAATAA
- the LOC135678853 gene encoding uncharacterized protein LOC135678853 isoform X2 has product MKYVLVTGGVVSGLGKGVTASSIGVLLKACGLRVTAIKIDPYLNTDAGTMSPFEHGEVFVLDDGGEVDLVLGNYERFLDVKLTCDNSITTGKIYQFVIDKERRGDYLGKTVQVMPHMTDAIQEWIERAAMIPVDGEEGPPDVCVIELGGTIGTTIFSRHNDSGILHAGDIESMPFIEALGQFSYRVGPDNFCVVHVSLVPVLNEVGEQKTKPTQHSVWGLRGLGLAPDILACQSTKALDENIKEKLSRFCHVPVADIITLNDVTNIWHIPLLLGEQKAHETIIKLLNLQGIAKELALEEWTSRARSYDTLHDPVRIVMVGKYTGQSDSYLSVLEALLHASIACYKKLVVDWVRPSDLEDSAAIETPDLFRGAWKRLKGADGILVPGGFGDRGVEGKILAAKYARENNVPFLGICLGMQVAVIEFARSILNLQDANSTEFDPDTTNPCIVFMPEGSKTHKGATMHLGSRRTFFEVPDCISAKLYGNVSFIDERHRHRYEVNPEMVAELEKAGLSFVGKDETKRRMEIVEFHAHPYFIGVQFHPEFKSRPGKPSALFLGLIGAACGQLDTLLQNPSHCSNPTKRHIFSNSFSPVKSNRNTNLKKPVKSLPDRNLYSNGNGVHVELTMVSDE; this is encoded by the exons ATGAAGTACGTGTTGGTGACGGGGGGAGTGGTCAGTGGACTGGGGAAAGGGGTGACGGCGAGCAGCATTGGAGTCCTCCTCAAGGCATGCGGGCTCCGAGTGACGGCGATAAAGATTG ATCCTTATCTAAATACTGACGCTGGGACAATGTCCCCGTTTGAGCATGGCGAAGTGTTTGTCTTAGATGATGGCGGTGAG GTGGACTTGGTTCTTGGAAACTATGAAAGGTTTCTTGATGTCAAGTTAACTTGTGACAATAGCATCACAACTGGAAAGATCTATCAG TTTGTCATTGACAAGGAGAGAAGGGGAGACTATCTGGGGAAGACAGTCCAG GTCATGCCGCACATGACAGATGCCATACAAGAGTGGATAGAACGTGCAGCTATGATACCCGTGGATGGGGAAGAAGGGCCTCCGGATGTTTGTGTAATAGAATTGGGTGGAACCATAG GGACCACGATCTTTTCACGGCATAACGACAGTGGAATTCTTCATGCAGGAGATATAGAATCTATGCCATTTATAGAAGCTTTGGGTCAGTTCTCTTACCGTGTAG GTCCTGATAACTTTTGTGTGGTCCATGTCAGTCTTGTTCCTGTTCTAAATGAAGTCGGTGAGCAG AAGACTAAGCCAACACAACATAGTGTTTGGGGCCTAAGAGGACTTGGGTTGGCACCTGACATTCTAGCCTGCCAGAGCACTAAG GCACTGGATGAAAACATAAAAGAGAAACTTTCAAGATTTTGCCATGTCCCG GTGGCAGATATCATTACTCTCAATGATGTTACAAATATTTGGCACATTCCTTTATTGTTGGGG GAGCAAAAGGCACATGAGACTATTATAAAGCTATTGAATCTTCAAGG GATTGCTAAGGAACTTGCATTGGAAGAATGGACAAGTAGAGCCAGAAGTTATGACACCTTGCACGATCCt GTTAGGATTGTGATGGTTGGAAAGTATACTGGCCAGTCTGATTCTTATCTCTCAGTATTGGAG GCTCTTCTGCATGCTTCTATTGCTTGTTATAAGAAACTTGTGGTGGATTGGGTTCGACCTTCTGACCTTGAAGACAGTGCAGCAATAGAA ACACCTGATCTTTTTAGAGGAGCATGGAAACGGTTGAAG GGTGCAGATGGCATACTAGTCCCAGGAGGTTTTGGAGATAGAGGGGTGGAAGGAAAAATTCTAGCTGCTAAATATGCCCGTGAAAACAATGTTCCATTTCTTGGAATTTGTCTTGGCATGCAAGTTGCTGTCATTGAATTTGCCCGTTCTATTCTGAACTTGCAAGATGCAAATAGCACAGAGTTTGATCCTGACACAACAAATCCATGTATTGTTTTTATGCCAGAG GGTTCTAAGACTCATAAGGGAGCTACAATGCATCTTGGATCAAGGAGGACCTTTTTTGAGGTTCCTGACTGTATATCTGCTAAGTT GTATGGGAATGTCAGCTTTATCGATGAACGACATCGACACCGATATGAG GTAAACCCTGAAATGGTTGCAGAACTTGAAAAGGCtggtctctcttttgttggtaaaGATGAAACCAAAAGACGAATGGAG ATTGTTGAGTTCCATGCTCATCCTTATTTTATTGGTGTGCAATTTCATCCGGAGTTCAAGTCAAGACCTGGAAAACCCTCTGCCCTATTTTTAG GACTCATTGGAGCTGCATGTGGGCAACTCGATACTTTGCTGCAAAATCCCAGCCATTGTAGCAACCCAACAAAAAGACATATCTTTAGCAACAGCTTCTCACCTGTGAAATCCAACAGGAACACGAACTTGAAGAAGCCTGTAAAGAGCCTGCCAGATAGGAACCTCTACTCCAACGGCAACGGTGTTCATGTCGAATTAACCATGGTTTCTGACGAATAA